A section of the Longimicrobium sp. genome encodes:
- a CDS encoding Ig-like domain-containing protein: MNNRLSSTLARTAARLAAGIVAVLSLASCDTTEPRPRVAARMDIVSGNGQEGRAGAELANPLVVKVTDDRGRPVRGQTVNFRVLSGGGSISTGTAQTDDQGQIQARWTLGNSTAAADSQRVEARAVDASGATLASATFSAIARPDAPAGFTAVGSTTRSGTAGSVILDSLAVRVTDRFGNPIPNVDVTWSATSGGTVSPASTRTDASGVAKARWTLGGSATTQTATATVAGLGSVTFTASVGTGTAARVIINPRSLRFTTLGRQEQVTITAVDVYGNQIFAPATLITRNAAVATLEGAPVVRARGNGSTFLVATVQGVSDSIPIVVQQVVAAVGVSPASASIFLGDTVRYRATAVDSSGSPVTNAQFTWRTGSAAVATVDAAGLVRGTGVGTTTVFAASGGVEASASVTVRATFAATVLEAGAFHTCATSGGTTYCWGSNATRQLGSNSPTTGTPQSVGIGTAVLLAGGGPGVTSQHDIGQTCAVVAGGPVYCWGNDINRQISGTPATEVCRFSASFSYPCRVTPEPVPGLSNVVSLTSGALHSCAVNSAGEGYCWGSNRYGELGTAVPVTDTCEAEGPIGGRTTCSATPLRVASVPALREISAGAAFTCAISTTGDAFCWGRNDTGQLGTPTPGATSTPVPVTGGSGLAQISSGFSHTCAVRTDGRIVCWGAGGSGQLGNGSTSNSTTPVQVAGSLTFRFVTAGAAHTCALTTGGAAYCWGNNTNGKLGVGPDVTQSTVPIAVAGGFTFSSISAGVDHTCGIATPSNQVLCWGSRSQGQVGGTPTVGAYFTPQRVPPPAGAALRALRR; the protein is encoded by the coding sequence TTGAACAACCGTCTTTCCTCGACCCTTGCACGCACGGCGGCACGGCTGGCGGCCGGCATCGTCGCCGTCCTGTCGCTGGCGTCGTGCGACACCACCGAACCGCGGCCCCGGGTCGCGGCGCGGATGGACATCGTCTCGGGCAACGGCCAGGAGGGCCGCGCGGGCGCCGAGCTCGCCAACCCGCTCGTGGTGAAGGTGACCGACGACCGCGGCCGTCCGGTGCGCGGCCAGACCGTCAACTTCCGCGTCCTGTCGGGCGGCGGCAGCATCTCCACGGGCACCGCGCAGACCGACGACCAGGGGCAGATCCAGGCACGGTGGACGCTCGGGAACTCCACCGCGGCGGCCGACAGCCAGCGGGTGGAAGCGCGCGCGGTGGATGCGTCGGGCGCGACGCTGGCCTCCGCTACGTTCAGCGCCATCGCGCGCCCCGACGCCCCCGCCGGGTTCACGGCGGTGGGCTCCACCACCCGCAGCGGCACCGCGGGCTCGGTGATCCTGGACTCGCTCGCCGTGCGCGTGACCGACCGCTTCGGCAATCCCATCCCGAACGTGGACGTGACGTGGTCGGCCACGAGCGGCGGCACCGTCTCGCCCGCCTCGACACGCACGGATGCGTCGGGCGTGGCGAAGGCGCGCTGGACGCTGGGCGGCTCCGCCACCACGCAGACCGCCACGGCGACCGTGGCCGGCCTGGGCTCGGTCACCTTCACCGCCAGCGTGGGCACGGGGACGGCCGCACGGGTCATCATCAACCCGCGCTCGCTCCGCTTCACCACGCTGGGGCGCCAGGAGCAGGTGACGATCACCGCGGTGGACGTGTACGGCAACCAGATCTTCGCCCCGGCCACGCTGATCACGCGCAACGCCGCGGTGGCCACGCTGGAGGGCGCGCCCGTGGTGCGGGCGCGCGGCAACGGGAGCACCTTCCTGGTGGCGACGGTGCAGGGCGTCTCCGACAGCATCCCCATCGTGGTGCAGCAGGTGGTCGCGGCCGTCGGCGTTTCGCCGGCTTCGGCGTCCATCTTTCTCGGCGACACGGTGCGCTACCGCGCCACGGCGGTGGACTCGTCCGGCTCCCCGGTCACGAACGCGCAGTTCACCTGGCGCACGGGCTCGGCCGCCGTCGCCACGGTGGACGCGGCGGGGCTGGTGAGGGGGACGGGCGTGGGCACCACCACCGTGTTCGCCGCATCGGGCGGCGTGGAGGCGAGCGCGAGCGTCACCGTCCGCGCGACCTTTGCGGCCACCGTGCTGGAAGCCGGCGCCTTCCACACCTGCGCGACCAGCGGCGGCACCACCTACTGCTGGGGCTCCAACGCGACCCGCCAGCTCGGCTCGAACTCGCCCACCACGGGCACCCCGCAGTCGGTGGGCATCGGCACGGCCGTGCTGCTCGCCGGGGGTGGGCCGGGGGTCACGTCGCAGCACGACATCGGCCAGACCTGCGCCGTCGTCGCCGGGGGCCCGGTATATTGCTGGGGGAACGACATCAATCGCCAGATCAGCGGCACGCCCGCCACTGAGGTCTGCCGGTTCAGCGCGAGCTTCAGCTATCCGTGCCGCGTGACACCGGAGCCGGTCCCGGGGCTCAGCAACGTCGTGTCCCTCACCTCGGGCGCGCTCCACTCCTGCGCGGTGAACTCGGCCGGCGAAGGGTACTGCTGGGGGAGCAACCGCTACGGCGAGCTCGGCACGGCCGTCCCCGTGACCGACACGTGCGAAGCGGAGGGGCCGATCGGTGGGCGGACTACGTGCAGCGCCACCCCGCTGCGGGTGGCGAGCGTCCCCGCGCTCCGGGAGATTTCGGCGGGCGCGGCGTTCACCTGCGCGATTTCGACGACGGGGGATGCGTTCTGCTGGGGAAGGAACGACACCGGACAGCTCGGCACCCCCACACCGGGAGCGACTTCCACGCCGGTTCCCGTTACCGGCGGCTCCGGGCTGGCCCAGATCAGCAGCGGCTTCTCGCACACCTGCGCCGTGAGGACCGACGGGCGCATCGTGTGCTGGGGCGCGGGCGGCTCGGGCCAGCTCGGCAACGGGAGCACCTCCAACAGCACCACCCCGGTGCAGGTCGCGGGGAGCCTGACCTTCCGCTTCGTGACGGCCGGCGCGGCGCACACCTGCGCCCTCACGACCGGCGGGGCCGCGTACTGCTGGGGGAACAACACCAACGGCAAGCTGGGGGTGGGGCCGGACGTGACGCAGTCGACGGTGCCCATCGCGGTGGCCGGCGGGTTCACGTTCTCCAGCATCTCCGCCGGCGTGGACCACACCTGCGGCATCGCCACGCCGTCCAACCAGGTGTTGTGCTGGGGCTCCCGCAGCCAGGGCCAGGTCGGTGGTACGCCGACAGTCGGGGCTTACTTCACCCCGCAGCGCGTCCCGCCGCCCGCCGGCGCCGCACTGAGGGCCCTCCGCCGGTAG
- the meaB gene encoding methylmalonyl Co-A mutase-associated GTPase MeaB — MTETIKASPHQELLERFRAGQRVALARAISLVEDTRPGFERLLHELHADLGRAQRIGITGPPGAGKSTLTSKLAMMYREREERVGIVAVDPSSPFTGGALLGDRIRMNNISTDPGVFIRSMATRGALGGLATTSKEVADLLDAFGFVRVILETVGVGQTELDIAGTADTSVVVLVPESGDSIQAMKAGLMEIADVFVINKADRPGADKLAQEIEVMLHMRLGDMPASAGHHGVSLKTVQKHAREGLQAHARDEGGWAIPVIRTVAQNGKGLDELQRTLDRHQGYLNESGELSRRRQRRLAERVRAVVERRLQRLVWERGQGDEILRASLAALEAGTDSPYTVAERIVGELGVPTR, encoded by the coding sequence ATGACCGAAACGATCAAGGCTTCGCCGCACCAGGAGCTTCTGGAGCGCTTCCGGGCGGGGCAGCGCGTCGCCCTGGCCCGCGCCATCTCGCTGGTGGAGGACACGCGCCCCGGCTTCGAGCGGCTCCTGCACGAGCTGCACGCGGATCTGGGGCGCGCGCAGCGCATAGGGATCACCGGGCCGCCGGGCGCCGGAAAATCGACCCTCACCTCCAAGCTCGCCATGATGTACCGCGAGCGCGAAGAGCGGGTGGGGATCGTGGCCGTGGACCCGTCGTCGCCCTTTACCGGGGGCGCGCTGCTGGGCGACCGCATCCGGATGAACAACATCTCCACCGACCCGGGGGTGTTCATCCGCTCCATGGCCACCCGCGGCGCGCTGGGCGGCCTGGCCACCACCAGCAAGGAAGTCGCCGACCTGCTGGACGCCTTCGGCTTCGTGCGCGTCATCCTGGAGACGGTGGGGGTGGGACAGACGGAGCTGGACATCGCGGGGACGGCGGACACCAGCGTCGTCGTGCTGGTGCCGGAGAGCGGCGACTCCATCCAGGCCATGAAGGCGGGGCTGATGGAGATCGCGGACGTCTTCGTCATCAACAAGGCGGACCGGCCCGGGGCGGACAAGCTGGCGCAGGAGATCGAGGTGATGCTCCACATGCGGCTGGGCGACATGCCGGCCTCGGCGGGGCACCACGGCGTGTCGCTGAAGACGGTGCAGAAGCACGCCCGCGAAGGGTTGCAGGCCCACGCGCGCGACGAGGGCGGGTGGGCGATCCCCGTCATCCGCACCGTGGCGCAGAACGGCAAAGGGCTGGACGAGCTGCAGCGAACGCTGGACCGCCATCAGGGGTATCTGAATGAGTCGGGCGAGCTTTCGCGCCGGCGCCAGCGCCGCCTGGCGGAGCGGGTGCGCGCCGTGGTGGAGCGGCGGTTGCAGCGTCTGGTGTGGGAGCGGGGCCAGGGCGACGAGATCCTCCGCGCCTCCCTCGCCGCCCTGGAAGCGGGGACCGACTCGCCGTACACCGTGGCGGAGCGGATCGTAGGGGAACTTGGGGTGCCA